Proteins encoded together in one Lathyrus oleraceus cultivar Zhongwan6 chromosome 5, CAAS_Psat_ZW6_1.0, whole genome shotgun sequence window:
- the LOC127079927 gene encoding uncharacterized protein LOC127079927: MADGLLSTLIQIYDPVYHCFTFPDYQLLPTLEEYSHLIGVPISSQAPFSGLEEDPKDQDISKATHLKMSEIRDHMTTKGKMLGLTAKFLMNKAQYFARMRSVNAFEAVFALLIYGLFLFPSFDDFVAMDAIKIFLIGNPVPTLLADAYHFVHMRNSYSGGMITCCVPMLYKWFISHLPRSHAFWDLKDGLLWSQKIMSLTHSDIVRYSRDYDGVNILDSCGGFSNVPLLGTKGGISYNPILTWRQLGYPMRDKPKNIHLEGDQLSRAGQNECFSKM, encoded by the coding sequence ATGGCAGATGGACTTCTTTCTACTTTGATTCAAATTTATGATCCTGTGTATCACTGTTTCACTTTCCCCGACTATCAGCTTTTGCCAACACTTGAAGAATACTCTCATTTGATTGGTGTTCCTATTTCTAGTCAAGCTCCATTTTCTGGTTTGGAGGAAGATCCCAAAGATCAAGATATTTCAAAGGCTACTCACTTGaaaatgtcagagatcagggATCACATGACCACAAAAGGAAAAATGCTTGGTTTGACAGCTAAGTTTCTAATGAACAAAGCTCAGTACTTTGCTAGAATGAGGAGTGTTAATGCTTTTGAGGCTGTTTTTGCTCTACTTATCTATGGATTATTCCTCTTTCCTAGTTTTGATGACTTTGTTGCCATGGATGCCATCAAGATATTCTTAAtaggaaatccagttcctacttTGCTTGCTGATGCCTATCATTTTGTTCATATGAGGAATTCTTACAGTGGAGGAATGATTACATGTTGTGTGCCCatgttgtacaagtggtttatttctcacttgcccAGGTCTCATGCTTTTTGGGATCTTAAGGATGGTCTTTTGTGGTCACAGAAGATTATGTCGCTCACACATTCAGATATTGTTAGGTATAGTCGTGACTATGATGGAGTTAATATCCTTGATAGTTGTGGAGGATTTTCTAATGTACCCCTCCTTGGTACAAAAGGAGGCATCAGTTACAACCCAATCCTAACTTGGCGTCAACTCGGTTATCCAATGAGAGATAAGCCAAAAAATATTCACTTGGAAGGTGATCAGCTGTCGCGCGCGGGTCAAAACGAGTGTTTTTCAAAAATGTAG